The DNA region CATTGGGTGATTTGACCATCGATATCAATGAACAGACTTCGCGGTCTGTCCGATTCGACGTCAGCGGCAACTTCGTCCTCGACCCGTGATGTTTACCAGGGCCTGTCCGGTCTTCTGCAAACCATCACGTGCCGTGACAACTGACTTCTTCTGCTTTTTCCTGTAACAGTTTTGCCGCTAACGCGCCCTGAAAAATAACGCTTGCCAATTGTTGCGAGTCGTTTCCACAGTTTCGCAGGATTCAAACGCTGAGCCAGGGTGGTGTTAACATGTGCTTCTTCCTTAATCGAATCTGCCGAACCACTATCCAAACGTTTGCAACCGGTCTGGTAGCCGTCATGATGACGAATGCTCAGGCGCAACAGGATGAACTATTCTCCAGCCTTCGCGGAACGTCGGTTTTCGATACCGTCACAGCAACGACCACTTCCGGAACTTCCGCGGCTTCAAGGGTGACATCGATCGACGACGTCGCGAGCCTGTTACGAACGGCTGGATTTGAAACGACAACGTTGGATGGACGATTGGTTTCCACCAGCAAAGAACAGGATCCCTGGACGTTTCCTGTGCTGGTTGAAATCTCCGACGATGAACGCCATTTGATTGTTTCACTGGGTCTGGCCGTGGTAAAGGATGCGAAAGAAGTCCCTGCAGCAACCTGGATTGGCATGTTGACAGCCAATCAAAAGCACCCGTCGATTCAGTTTGCCTACAACCCAGACCGCACACGCACCGAGGTCATTTGCCAGATCCCGAACGCTGGCGTCGACGGTCTCACTTTGCGTGACAAGATCAACCAGCTGGCAATTCTTGCTCGGGATACCGATTCGGTCTGGAAACTCGAATCACCCAAATCCTCTCCAGCTTCGGAATCCCCGGACTCTTCTCTGACGAATCCGGCTCCACCAGCCGTTGAACCGGACTCCGCGTCCTTGTCTTCACTCACCGGTCGATGGAGTGCCGCTCGCTCTGCCTCTGAAGCGTTTGCCGCTGAGTTCAAAGCTGATGGCTCGTTCGTTCTCGTTCATGTGAGTCAAGGCAAACAAACCCGAACAACCGGCAGCTTTTCCGTTCGCGGAACGACTCTCACGCTTAGTGGCGATGGACTTACCCTGAGCGGCTCTTTCCTGTCAAAGGGAGATGATGCTTTCGACTTTACGCCCGCTAACACAAACGCTGCGATTAACTTTAAGCGAGCAAAATAAGCTGGTTTTGCCATGCGATGCGGATAAGAAGCTGGCGTTGTTCCGGGCCCACAGCCGCGTCTACGCTGGTCCGCTTTCCACTTTGGAAAGCAAGGGAAAGAGCGAGCTCACGGCTTCCTCCTTTGCGTCGGCGTTCCGAGGTGACGGTGTTCTGATCTCCCACAACGTGCTGAAGAGGGCTTGTGCCAATAAAGCGAGTGACCGCAAAGGCTTTGCTTGATTTGCCCCCGGCCAATGCTGAAGTCTTCCGAACGGAGATTCGACACGATTCGCTTCTGCGACCACCGTCTTTCACATCCAGCGGAAGCCCCCTTAATCTTCTGTTCGTGTGGTTGCGCTGACTCTCCCTTTGGGACCCCTTGAGCTGCTGCGTCCGCCGGATACCAGCGATGGTTAGCTTGACTTACTGCCGATGTCTCCCGACAACTCTGTTCAGCCTGATTACTGTGCTACAGCTCCGTTTTCTCGCCCTGCCTGCTGGCGTTTCTACAACCCACCTGCCTTCACCGAAAGTCTTTTCATGTTTCGTTCACCTTTCGATCGTCGTCAGATGTTGAAGTTTTCGGGGTCTCTTGCTGCGACGGCGATCATGCCGTGGACTGATCTTCTCTATGCGGCTGCCTATCCGCAAGCTCCTGCCGATCTCCCCAAAGACTCAAGGCTTGGCCCACTCAAGGACCTCAACGGTTATTTTCCATTTCAGCCCTCCGCATCTCCGGAAGACTGGGCTGTGCGTCGCGAATATGTTCGACGCCAGATTCTGGTAGCGTCCGGCCTGTGGCCCATGCCCGAACGCCCGGCCGTCTCTGCTACAGTTCATGGTCGTGTGGAACGCGAAGGTTATACGATCGATCGTGTTTACTTTGAGAGCGCGGACGGTTTTCTGGTCACGGGCAGTTTGTATAAGCCCGCCAGTGCGACCGGGAAGCTGCCGACCATCCTTTGCCCGCATGGTCACTGGGCCAACGGCCGATTTCATGATCACGGCGAGGCTCAACTGAAGAAGGAAATCGAATCCGGAGCCGAACAATTTCAGACAGGAGGCAGGCATCCTCTACAGGCTCGCTGCGTTCAACTGGCTCGGATGGGTTGCATGGTTTTTCTATACGATATGCTCGGCTACGCCGACGGAGGTTCTCTGACTGAAGCACTTGCTCATCGATTTTCCCAGCAGCGACCCGCAATGAGCTCTGCAGACCACTGGGGCCTCTTTAGTGCTCAGGCTGAGCTTCGGTTGTTGAACATCCTGGGACTGCAGACCTGGAACTCTGTTCGTATCCTCGACTGGCTCACATCGCGCGAAGATTGTGATCGCGAGCGTATTGGTGTCACAGGCGCCAGCGGTGGCGGCAGTCAGACTTTTCTGATCACCGCCATTGATGATCGCGTCGCCGCTGCCTTTCCCGCAGTTATGGTTTCGACTGCCATGCAGGGTGGATGCACTTGCGAAAATGCCTCCTATCTTCGGATCAACACGGGGAACGTCGAATTCGCCGCCATGGCTGCTCCGCGTCCGGTGCACATGTCTGGGGCAAACGACTGGACGGTGGATATCGAAACGAAGGGACTACCTGAATTAAAACAGCACTATGCCATGATGGGGGTACCGGATCTTGTGGAGGCCAGGCATTATCCCTTCCCACACAATTACAACGCTGTCAGCCGGCGGATGATGTACGAGTTCTTCAACAAGTACCTCAATCTTGGTCTGACCGATGCCGACCTGATCGAACGCGATTTCAAACCACTTTCTATTGCTGAAGCTACGGTATTCACGCCGAAGCATCCAGCACCGGAGAAGTCTGAGGAAAGCGAAGTCGCTTTCCTGCGTGCGTGGGACAATGCCTCGAACAGACAAATCCTGGCTCTAACTCCTACTGACACGGATTCGCTGGTCGAGTATCGGCGAGTGATCGGCGGAGCTTTGGAAATTATGATCGGCCGCTCGCTACCTGCGGCAGGCTCCATTGAATATGAAAAACTGACGGAAGTTGATCAGGACACTTATCTGCAGTACTCGGCCAGACTTCGCTTTACACAGCACGGTGAGGAGATTCCTGCAGCTTTCTTTTATCCAAAGAACTGGAATCAGAAAGTGGTCCTCTGGATCGATATGCACGGCAAGTCTGCCTTGTTCCGAGAAGACGGCAGCCCGAACGATGCTGTGCTGTCGCTGCTGAAAGCCGGTTATTCTGTTGGCTCAATTGATATGCTTTACACCGGCGACTACACGGAAGACGGCAAGCCAGTGGCGGAATATCGTACCGTCAATAATCCGCGAGAATTTGCTGGCTACACGCTGGGTTATAATCATCCTCTGTTTGCTCAGCGGGTTCATGATGTTCTGACACTGATCTGTTTTGCCCATAATCACGCCGAGAAACCAGCGGAGTTACATCTGATTGCCACCGGCGGAGCCGGACCCATCACCGCTGCTGCCT from Planctomycetaceae bacterium includes:
- a CDS encoding alpha/beta hydrolase family protein, translating into MFRSPFDRRQMLKFSGSLAATAIMPWTDLLYAAAYPQAPADLPKDSRLGPLKDLNGYFPFQPSASPEDWAVRREYVRRQILVASGLWPMPERPAVSATVHGRVEREGYTIDRVYFESADGFLVTGSLYKPASATGKLPTILCPHGHWANGRFHDHGEAQLKKEIESGAEQFQTGGRHPLQARCVQLARMGCMVFLYDMLGYADGGSLTEALAHRFSQQRPAMSSADHWGLFSAQAELRLLNILGLQTWNSVRILDWLTSREDCDRERIGVTGASGGGSQTFLITAIDDRVAAAFPAVMVSTAMQGGCTCENASYLRINTGNVEFAAMAAPRPVHMSGANDWTVDIETKGLPELKQHYAMMGVPDLVEARHYPFPHNYNAVSRRMMYEFFNKYLNLGLTDADLIERDFKPLSIAEATVFTPKHPAPEKSEESEVAFLRAWDNASNRQILALTPTDTDSLVEYRRVIGGALEIMIGRSLPAAGSIEYEKLTEVDQDTYLQYSARLRFTQHGEEIPAAFFYPKNWNQKVVLWIDMHGKSALFREDGSPNDAVLSLLKAGYSVGSIDMLYTGDYTEDGKPVAEYRTVNNPREFAGYTLGYNHPLFAQRVHDVLTLICFAHNHAEKPAELHLIATGGAGPITAAACALSKGVITSIRIDTKGFRFNSITNIRDANLLPGAVKYGDVPALLALCSPVPMTVTGETASTADVTAAAYRAANADLWFVTDARELFPSI